The DNA window TAGTCTGGAACAAGCTCCAACAGGTCACCATCAGTGTTTAGAGGCTTAAGTCCATGCTGAAAAGACAACTTTGGATGTTGGCACCACAAAGACTTGAACTTCATATATCCAACACTAAGGACCAGATTTTTAATGTTCTTATAGTTCACGAACTCAGCATCAAACGTGTAATCCATCTCATAGTCTATGCCCTCCACATAACATTTGACAGGGAAACTTACAAATCTACCCATATGGTTAATACGTGGCTTCAACATTTGGACTTCACTTGACCTGTGCATATCACAATATTTTGTCAACAATAAAATTACCATCCAGCAAAAAGACTCAATACACCCATGTAACCTTAATCGCAATTCATCTACTTTTTTCAACACAATAgccatgaaaccctaatttctaaGACTTGTTACATACATGAAACAGTATTTCGGGTTCTGCTCTTTGTTCCACCATGTCATTCCATCTCCAGCTTTTTCATTGCCCTTCTCTGCCATGGTGGAAACGATTTGATAGAAGGAATGAAGAAGTTGGTTATACGTTATATAGGACCGTGTTTGTGAAGTAGAGCAAAAGCAACTTATGGATGTTTTAAGGTTTTTCTGAAAATTATAATTTctaaaaaatgttaaaatgtttttgccatatttaaataataaatctcttaaatttataaataagatTTCCAAATAAGCATTGACCCATGGGTTTTTTTGCCACATCAGGGTTTCAGTTTCTGGAGGAGAAAATGATGGTTAagcctaaaaatacaaaaaaaataaaaaatattagtatagAGACTGCATTGTGCAATTTAAAAAAAGCATGATAAATTCTGTGAGTTGATCAAAATTCGAGGATGAAAAGTGTATTTAAACTTTAGTTTTATGACGCATAACGAAAGTGTCATCATAGTGTAAATCAAATCTAATAGCATTTAAATTCTACCTTGACTAAATATTGTGCAATGTCTCTTGAAATATTCAAAATTACAAATATCTTATCATAAAAGTGTAAATTAatggttatttttatttttacaatttgGATACTAGGATAGTAACTTATTAATTCAATTAGcaataattcaataaaaaatatatgtttctTGTATTAAATCAAATTACCATCTTATCCTTAAAAACAAAGAGTACCCTTGATAGTTAAAATTTCTCATGATTTCAAAGTACTCTATCTATGGTTAAGTACTTGTGAGTTGTGATGGTCCAAAACAGAACTCTCTATTTAAACAAACTTGAAACCCCTCTTACTTTCTTCTCCTTCATCTCACTGTACTCTTCTGTTTTTCTTTACTTTACTCATTGCTctcaaaagagagaaaaaaaaatggaGCTTTCTCAACTTGGTTTCCTTGAGGAACTACTAGCTCCAAGAAAAGATACATGGACCACTTTATCCACCGGTTTAAACGACCTACTTCTTCCAAACGGTTGGAACTTCGACTCATTTGATGAAAATCTTCTCCTAAATCCATCTCTAAACCCTTCATTTGCTTCATTCTCAACTCCACTAGACCATAGATTTGAATGCTCTTATGGAACTGATGCTGTTTCATACCCTTTTGTTGATGGGTTCACTGTTCCAGAGCTTGATGATGCAACTCCACTTTTGCAACAAGAGGGTGTTGAAGTTGAAGAGTTTGGTTTTGTTGGAAGTGAGGAGAAGGGTTTGGAAGAGAGGAAAATTAGCTGTAAAGTTGAGGAACAAGTGAGTGAGATTCCTGTTTTTAACATGGGTTTGTGTAGTGGTGGTAATGGTCAGAAGAAAGGTAAATCGAAGAGGGTTGAAGGACAACCTTCGAAGAATCTCATGGcggaaagaaggagaagaaagaggTTGAATGATAGGCTTTCCATGCTTAGGTCAATTGTCCCTAAGATCAGTAAGGTGATGATTCAATTGATGTAATGTCTATGCGTATTTGTATATTTATATGTATtattatatgtatatgtatgctATGTAGAATTGTAGAATCGACACTTCAGATCGAATGCATGTCAATGTTTGACAATGTGTTCGATATGTCATTATCTGTGTTGTGTTTTGTCTGGTGTCTGTGTTGGTGATTGTTTTGGTGTTCATGTTCTATCTAAATTTATAGAAATCTTTGACTAACtcttgaatttgtgatttgaaatgtaAATTTAGATGGACAGGACATCGATTCTCGGAGATACAATTGATTACATGAAAGAGCTTCTCGAAAGGATTGGTAAGTTGCAAGAAGAGATGGATGAAGGAACGGATCAGATAAATGTTTTGGGAATTTCTAAGGAGTTAAAGCCGAATGAAGTCATGGTAAGAAATTCCCCTAAGGTATGGTTAAGTCAAATCCTTGAACTATCGCGTAATCATAGAACAAATTCATGAGTAAATGTAATTAATGTGTTGTTTTTTGATTTTGATGTGTGTTTTAGTTTAATGTTGAGAGGAGAGATCAAGACACAAGGATAAGCATATGCTGTGCCACAAAGCCGGGCTTATTGCTGTCAACAGTGAACACATTGGAAGCATTAGGCCTCGAGATTCACCAATGTGTTATAAGCAGTTTCAATGATTTTTCACTGCAAGCATCTTGCTCAGAGGTTAGTCAATTGTTTCAGTGCATGTTTGCATTACCGTCACTGTGATTTTGGGTCGCCTTATAAATTTTACAGAATCAAttcattcaagatttgttttTGCTACCGCCGGAACCAAAAATACACTAGTGGCCTCAATAATTGTTCGCCCGCgtgaaaataaaacattttttttcttaCATTATTTTCATGAAATTAGGTGGCTGGACAGAGAAATTGTATGAACCCTGAAGAGATAAAACAGTCACTATTCAGGAACGCAGGTTATGGTGGGAGGTGTCTTTAGGAAAATGAAGGAAAGCTGACATAACAAATATGCAGATGGTGAAAAAGAGCAAAATTTTCCTCTTATGTAATCCAAGTAATTAGGTTGTTAAAAGTTGTAATGATATTCCAAATAAATTGGCTTTTGTTGATGCAATCACTCTCTTAGGGTTATAC is part of the Vicia villosa cultivar HV-30 ecotype Madison, WI linkage group LG2, Vvil1.0, whole genome shotgun sequence genome and encodes:
- the LOC131646593 gene encoding transcription factor bHLH93-like isoform X2, with product MVQNRTLYLNKLETPLTFFSFISLYSSVFLYFTHCSQKREKKMELSQLGFLEELLAPRKDTWTTLSTGLNDLLLPNGWNFDSFDENLLLNPSLNPSFASFSTPLDHRFECSYGTDAVSYPFVDGFTVPELDDATPLLQQEGVEVEEFGFVGSEEKGLEERKISCKVEEQVSEIPVFNMGLCSGGNGQKKGKSKRVEGQPSKNLMAERRRRKRLNDRLSMLRSIVPKISKMDRTSILGDTIDYMKELLERIGKLQEEMDEGTDQINVLGISKELKPNEVMFNVERRDQDTRISICCATKPGLLLSTVNTLEALGLEIHQCVISSFNDFSLQASCSEVAGQRNCMNPEEIKQSLFRNAGYGGRCL
- the LOC131646593 gene encoding transcription factor bHLH93-like isoform X1, whose amino-acid sequence is MVQNRTLYLNKLETPLTFFSFISLYSSVFLYFTHCSQKREKKMELSQLGFLEELLAPRKDTWTTLSTGLNDLLLPNGWNFDSFDENLLLNPSLNPSFASFSTPLDHRFECSYGTDAVSYPFVDGFTVPELDDATPLLQQEGVEVEEFGFVGSEEKGLEERKISCKVEEQVSEIPVFNMGLCSGGNGQKKGKSKRVEGQPSKNLMAERRRRKRLNDRLSMLRSIVPKISKMDRTSILGDTIDYMKELLERIGKLQEEMDEGTDQINVLGISKELKPNEVMVRNSPKFNVERRDQDTRISICCATKPGLLLSTVNTLEALGLEIHQCVISSFNDFSLQASCSEVAGQRNCMNPEEIKQSLFRNAGYGGRCL